Sequence from the bacterium genome:
GCCTGACTGTTGGTTCCATATATTGCCACCTTTTTTGCAGAACATATCCCAAACAGACGCCCCTCTACCATCTTGGTTGGCTGCTCCTTCAATCTGATAAGATGCTGTAGCTGTCCCCCAAAAAAAATCTTGTGGAAAACCCATATCATTCTCCTTTACCCCAAGAGTTGCATAGTGGGATGATTAAATTTTTATTCATACTTAGGATAAGTATGTAGTGATATATTAAATTGTACAATGTTTATCCTAAAAAAACAATTTTTCAGAATTTCACAGTTTAAAGTATAATTAAGGTATGTTGGTAACAAAAGAAGAGTTTGAAGAGTTAATCACAGATATATGGGCAACAATTCCTAAACTTATCAAAAAAAAACTTGATAATGTAGAGTTTTTTGTTGAAGATGGTAACAGTTCCAATATACTTGGTCTTTACCAGGGAGTTCCTTTCCCAAAAAGAAAAAATTCAGGTTATTCTCTTATAATGCCAGACAAAATTATTCTTTTTAAAAGAAATATAGAGAATGGTTGTAGAACGAAAGAAGAACTAAAAAAGAGAGTAGAGACAGTTCTTTTACATGAGATTGGGCATTATCTTGGCTTAAACGAATACCAGTTAAGAAAACTTGGGCTTTAAAACCACCCTACTCGCCCATTTTTTGAAGTTTACTGACCCTTTTTGAGTGTCTCCCTTTAAGGAAAGGGGTTTCTAAAAAAGTTTTCACCATAAGAATAGCAAGTTCATTACTTATTATTCTACCTCCAAGAACTATCACGTTTGCGTTATTATGTTCTCTTGCTAAAGCAGCATCATATATAGTGCAGGTCCTTGCTGCTCTTACCCAAGAGAACCTGTTAGCAGCAATAGATATACCAATTCCTGTGCCACAAATCAGAATACCTGTTTTAACCTCTCGTTTTTTTATACCTTTAGCAAGTTTTTCTGCAAAATCTGGGTAATCAACCGATTTTTTTATACTTGTTCCATAATCCTTAATTTCATAACCTTCTTTAATTAAAGCGTCTTTAAGAAATTCTTTCATATCGTAACCTGCGTGGTCACTTCCTATTCCTATCTTCATATTACCTCCTACAACAAGGGGTTATCTTTTGTAACCGATTCATAGCAACACAATCTCGGAAGAACAACCTCTTTAATAAGAAGAGATATCTTCTCTGTTATTCTTCTATAAAAATCGAGAGATTCTCCAAAAGGGTCTTCTACTCCAAGAACAGTTACTTTATCTTCAGCGTTAGGAAAGCGTAACAGAACTTTGTTTCGGTGTGCTTCTTCCATCACATATATCAAATCAAAGTTTTTTGCCATATAAGATGTTAACTGTCTTGAAACAAAATCGCCCATATCGATACCTTTTTCTGCCATTGCTATATATGCTAATGGGTCGGCTGTGCTTTCGTGAGAAATACCTAAGCCAGCCGACTCTACTCTAATCTGAATACCAGCATTTTTTAACATTTCTTTCAATAGGTACTCTGCTATAGGGCTTCGACAGGTATTACCTAAACATACAAAAAGAATTTTACCTCTCAGCAAACAAGGTGTTTTTTTTGTTACGTCCCATAAAGCAGATGGGTTCCTCTCAATATCTCCAGCTGATATAACTATATCTGCCATTTTTTTAAGAGTATCTGGCATCTCTTCAACAGAGATGGGGTTATTTTCACCTGAAATATTAGCGCTCGTGGAAGCAACCACTTCAAAATGTTTCGTAACTTCACGTATAAAATCGTAATTAGGTATTCTAAAAGCAACTTTACCGTCACCAGTAACCATATATTCCAAGTTTTCTCTACTTTTAAATATAAACGTAGTTGCTCCTGGCCATCTTTTTCTTATAAAAGATAGAGCATACTGAGGCATATACGCAAAACGTTCTGCTTTATTTACTTTATCTACAAATCCAATAAGAGGTTTCTCATAAGAGCGTTTTTTTATGCTAAAAATCTTCTCTTTTGCTTTTATATTAAGCCCGTCACATACTATCCCATAAACAGTATCTGTTGGTATTATGGCAACTCCCCCTGAGGCAAGCACCTTAGATGTTTTAATTGCCAATTGTTTAGTGTTATCAACCTTTAACTCAAAAACTTCCATATCGTCTATCCAACCCTATCTTACATCTATGTTTATAAGAAAGAGCTTCTTCTTTCTTGTAGAGGGATGTCCGTTTAAGTAGTTCATCAAAATCCACTAAGTGAGCATCAAAATCTGGGCCATCAACACAAGCAAACTTAACTTCACCACCAACTGTTACCCTGCACCCTCCGCACATACCTGTACCATCTACCATTATAGGGTTTAAACTTGCTATCGTTTTTATTTTAGATTGTTTGGTAATTTCACTTATTCTCTTCATCATAGGAATAGGCCCAGCAGTAAAAAGGTAATCTATCTTTTTGTTAGACGATATGAGTTCTGAAAGTATATCTGTGGTAAACCCTTTTGTACCTTTGCTCCCATCATCTGTAGATATATAAATCTCATTACTTAACTCTTGCATCTCTTTTTCAAGAATAAGAAGAGAACTGTTTCTTGCACCCATTATCGTGATAATGTAATTACCAACAGATTTAAAAGATTTTGCCATCCAATATATAAAAGCTGCACCAACACCTCCAACAACCATACAGACAGTACCATAGTTTTCTATATCTACTGGATTCCCAAGAGGTCCCACAATATTTAAGACTTTCTCTCCTTCGTTAAGCAGACCAAGTTTTACTGTTGAAGTACCAAGTTCTTGAAAAATTATAGAAACAGTACCTTTATTTTTATTTACGCCTGCAATAGTAAGTGGTATCCTTTCGCCTTTTTCATCAACCCTCAATACTACAAACTGACCAGGTTTAGCTTTCTCTGATATAAGAGGAGCTTTTAGTTCCATCCTTTTAATCTTATCTCCAAGCACCTCTTTCTTAAGGACTCTATTCACGTCTTGTTTCTCCTTATTTTATTTTTTCCCATTTAAGAAGGTTTGCAACACTGCTTAATGTTCCGCCATCCTGTATCTCTTTTCTTATCCTGTTTTCTCTTTCAAGCACATCCATCGCCCTATTAACAGTTTCTACTACTCTATCCTGAGAAACTACTGCAACTCCATCAGAATCTCCCAATATCCAATCATTCGGGTATATTGTCTGGTTACCTATCCTTATTGGAACATTTATTTCTCCAAACCCCTTCGGTTCTGACGCTTCAGGACATATTAGTGTTGCAAAAATAGGATAATTTAATCTTCTTATTGCCTCAACATCTCTTACCCCACCGTATATAACAACCCCTGCAACCTTTTTTGTTATAGCGCTACAGGTTGCAAGTTCTCCCCATACAGCAGGCGCAACCCCGCCAGCATCTATTATTATCACAGAATTTTCATCAGCAATATCTATCGCTTCCACAGGTTTTGCCCAGTCGCCGGGATATGTACGCACAGTTACTGCCTTACCACTAATTTTACAGTTATCCTTCAAAATAGGCACCACCCCTCTCACCCAACCTTGCCTATGCATAGCGTCTGTTAGGTTAGATGTAGATATTTTTTTAAAGAGAGCGTCTATACCGTCTAAAGAGGCTCTCTTGTATAGGTCTGTTTTTATAGAAACCTTATCTTTGAGGGCTTTATAAATATTTTTTACAGATTCTTCAACATTAACAGATTTTGTTATAGCTCCACCAACAATAAGTATAGAAGCCCCTGAGTTAACTGCTTCAACAATATTTTCAGAATTGATACCACCAGCCGCTGCAACAGGTATATCAACAGATTCTGAAATCTGTCTTATCAAAGAAAAATCTGTTTTACCTTTCATTTGGTTATCAATTGGAATATGCACCCCAATATAATGGACTCCAAGTTTTTCTACTTCTATAGCTCTTTCGGCGGAAGCAAAGTTTTCCATCAAATCCACCATAACCTTGCCACCATAATTTACGGACGCTTCAACTGCTTCTCTTATTGTACTATCAGAAGCTGCTCCCATTACAACCACTACATCAGCTCCTGACTTAAAAGCCATTTCTGCTTCAAATCTTCCTGTATCCATAATCTTCATATCAGCTATAACAGTCTTGTTAGGGAACTCTTTTTTTAGAGCCCT
This genomic interval carries:
- a CDS encoding sulfide/dihydroorotate dehydrogenase-like FAD/NAD-binding protein, producing the protein MNRVLKKEVLGDKIKRMELKAPLISEKAKPGQFVVLRVDEKGERIPLTIAGVNKNKGTVSIIFQELGTSTVKLGLLNEGEKVLNIVGPLGNPVDIENYGTVCMVVGGVGAAFIYWMAKSFKSVGNYIITIMGARNSSLLILEKEMQELSNEIYISTDDGSKGTKGFTTDILSELISSNKKIDYLFTAGPIPMMKRISEITKQSKIKTIASLNPIMVDGTGMCGGCRVTVGGEVKFACVDGPDFDAHLVDFDELLKRTSLYKKEEALSYKHRCKIGLDRRYGSF
- a CDS encoding orotidine 5'-phosphate decarboxylase, which gives rise to MLKSKNKFPLLQIALDFTETERAMKVAIEAVKEGVEWVEAGTPLIKSEGIGVVRALKKEFPNKTVIADMKIMDTGRFEAEMAFKSGADVVVVMGAASDSTIREAVEASVNYGGKVMVDLMENFASAERAIEVEKLGVHYIGVHIPIDNQMKGKTDFSLIRQISESVDIPVAAAGGINSENIVEAVNSGASILIVGGAITKSVNVEESVKNIYKALKDKVSIKTDLYKRASLDGIDALFKKISTSNLTDAMHRQGWVRGVVPILKDNCKISGKAVTVRTYPGDWAKPVEAIDIADENSVIIIDAGGVAPAVWGELATCSAITKKVAGVVIYGGVRDVEAIRRLNYPIFATLICPEASEPKGFGEINVPIRIGNQTIYPNDWILGDSDGVAVVSQDRVVETVNRAMDVLERENRIRKEIQDGGTLSSVANLLKWEKIK
- a CDS encoding L-threonylcarbamoyladenylate synthase, encoding MEVFELKVDNTKQLAIKTSKVLASGGVAIIPTDTVYGIVCDGLNIKAKEKIFSIKKRSYEKPLIGFVDKVNKAERFAYMPQYALSFIRKRWPGATTFIFKSRENLEYMVTGDGKVAFRIPNYDFIREVTKHFEVVASTSANISGENNPISVEEMPDTLKKMADIVISAGDIERNPSALWDVTKKTPCLLRGKILFVCLGNTCRSPIAEYLLKEMLKNAGIQIRVESAGLGISHESTADPLAYIAMAEKGIDMGDFVSRQLTSYMAKNFDLIYVMEEAHRNKVLLRFPNAEDKVTVLGVEDPFGESLDFYRRITEKISLLIKEVVLPRLCCYESVTKDNPLL
- the rpiB gene encoding ribose 5-phosphate isomerase B, coding for MKIGIGSDHAGYDMKEFLKDALIKEGYEIKDYGTSIKKSVDYPDFAEKLAKGIKKREVKTGILICGTGIGISIAANRFSWVRAARTCTIYDAALAREHNNANVIVLGGRIISNELAILMVKTFLETPFLKGRHSKRVSKLQKMGE
- a CDS encoding metallopeptidase family protein; translation: MLVTKEEFEELITDIWATIPKLIKKKLDNVEFFVEDGNSSNILGLYQGVPFPKRKNSGYSLIMPDKIILFKRNIENGCRTKEELKKRVETVLLHEIGHYLGLNEYQLRKLGL